The proteins below are encoded in one region of Corynebacterium sphenisci DSM 44792:
- a CDS encoding helix-turn-helix domain-containing protein, with product MANSDNGTFLTVAEVADIMRVSKMTVYRLVHSGELPAVRVGRSFRVHEKAVAEYLESSSYQAG from the coding sequence ATGGCGAACAGCGATAACGGCACGTTTCTCACGGTCGCGGAGGTCGCGGACATCATGCGCGTGTCCAAGATGACCGTCTACCGGCTGGTGCACTCCGGCGAACTGCCGGCGGTGCGCGTGGGCCGCTCCTTCCGGGTCCATGAGAAGGCCGTCGCGGAGTACCTGGAGTCCTCCTCCTACCAGGCCGGCTGA
- a CDS encoding 30S ribosomal protein bS22, with amino-acid sequence MGSVIKKRRKRMSKKKHRKMLRRTRVQRRKLGK; translated from the coding sequence ATGGGTTCCGTCATCAAGAAGCGCCGCAAGCGCATGTCGAAGAAGAAGCACCGCAAGATGCTCCGCCGCACCCGGGTGCAGCGCCGGAAGCTCGGCAAGTAG
- a CDS encoding lysophospholipid acyltransferase family protein has product MSDGPDMDFVEAAWLPGLAPLYDSWFRVEVTGAERIPRTGGALLVGNHSGNLPVDALMTQVAVHRATGRWTRLLAGDVAWAVGPVAELAGRLGAVRADPANAHALLRAGWLVGDYPEGYRGLGKPYSRRYELQRFGRGGFAALALRHDAPIVPVAVTGAEEIYPQLGALFRGAELLGGDAVDRVGGVRAAGAAGIDEALEALVLGVGDLLADSTRTPPARLPGFLLGEDGRKRRAALVAMLRDLVLATARGLGVPYVPITPFFPWLGALGAVPLPSKWRIDVLEPVDARTWAAAHRERVMEPGANAPGPRGAELAADPVSVLGLTEEVRSRIQDRLLERLRTRPSAFY; this is encoded by the coding sequence ATGAGCGACGGCCCGGACATGGACTTCGTCGAGGCGGCGTGGCTGCCCGGCCTCGCGCCCCTCTACGACTCCTGGTTCCGGGTCGAGGTCACCGGCGCGGAGCGGATCCCGCGCACCGGCGGGGCGCTGCTGGTGGGCAACCACTCCGGCAATCTGCCGGTGGACGCGCTGATGACCCAGGTGGCGGTGCACCGGGCCACCGGGCGGTGGACCCGGCTGCTCGCCGGGGACGTCGCCTGGGCGGTCGGCCCGGTCGCCGAGCTGGCCGGCCGGCTCGGCGCGGTGCGCGCCGACCCCGCCAACGCGCACGCCCTGCTGCGCGCCGGCTGGCTGGTCGGCGACTACCCGGAGGGCTACCGGGGCCTGGGCAAGCCGTACTCCCGCCGCTATGAGCTGCAGCGCTTTGGCCGCGGCGGCTTCGCCGCCCTCGCGCTGCGCCATGACGCGCCCATCGTGCCGGTCGCGGTGACCGGGGCGGAGGAGATCTACCCGCAGCTCGGGGCGCTGTTCCGCGGCGCCGAACTGCTCGGCGGGGACGCGGTGGACCGCGTCGGCGGGGTGCGCGCCGCCGGCGCCGCCGGCATCGACGAGGCCCTGGAGGCCCTGGTGCTCGGGGTCGGGGACCTGCTCGCCGACTCCACGCGCACCCCGCCGGCCCGGCTGCCCGGGTTCCTGCTCGGCGAGGACGGCCGCAAGCGCCGCGCCGCGCTGGTGGCCATGCTGCGGGACCTGGTGCTGGCCACCGCCCGCGGGCTCGGCGTGCCCTATGTGCCGATCACCCCCTTCTTCCCCTGGCTGGGCGCCCTCGGCGCGGTGCCGCTGCCCTCGAAATGGCGGATCGACGTCCTCGAGCCGGTGGACGCCCGCACCTGGGCGGCGGCGCACCGGGAGCGGGTGATGGAGCCGGGGGCCAACGCCCCCGGGCCGCGCGGCGCGGAGCTGGCCGCCGACCCGGTGAGCGTGCTCGGCCTCACCGAGGAGGTGCGCTCCCGGATCCAGGACCGGCTCCTGGAGCGGCTGCGCACCCGGCCCAGCGCCTTCTACTGA
- a CDS encoding HAD family hydrolase, with the protein MPHPDPVPTGAILNDLVPSHGAVRNFLENVALRPLGPESQRAAGEAAALAALGAYYDVAGEELAAGYRSVAGARAAAGEAPAPADPAIPPDPGAAAFFDVDNTLIQGASIVLFGAGLARRGFFAPGDIASMAWKQLKFRISGTENPRDVAAGREQALEFIRGHRVSEVVALAEEIFEESMGERIYDGTRELADLHLAAGQEVWLVTATPVQLAQIIARRHGFTGALGTVAEVDERGLFTGRLVGDILHGPGKKHAVAALAASRGLDLARCTAYSDSANDLPMLTMVGTAVAVNPDRRLRRAARERGWPVRDYRRLRRTATAALDHGPRLVRRARAAAATPAGAVAAAGAAGVAGAGVLGAALAAGRADRRRGRGPGR; encoded by the coding sequence GTGCCCCACCCCGATCCCGTGCCCACCGGCGCGATCCTCAACGATCTGGTGCCCTCCCACGGCGCGGTGCGCAATTTCCTGGAGAACGTGGCGCTGCGCCCGCTGGGCCCGGAATCGCAGCGGGCCGCCGGCGAGGCCGCGGCGCTGGCCGCCCTCGGCGCGTACTACGACGTCGCCGGGGAGGAGCTGGCCGCCGGGTACCGCTCGGTGGCCGGGGCGCGGGCCGCCGCCGGGGAGGCCCCGGCCCCGGCGGATCCGGCGATCCCGCCGGATCCGGGGGCGGCGGCCTTCTTCGACGTGGACAACACCCTCATCCAGGGCGCCTCGATCGTGCTCTTCGGGGCGGGACTGGCCCGGCGCGGCTTCTTCGCCCCCGGCGACATCGCCTCCATGGCCTGGAAGCAGCTGAAGTTCCGGATCTCCGGCACGGAGAACCCCCGGGACGTGGCGGCCGGCCGGGAGCAGGCCCTGGAGTTCATCCGGGGCCACCGGGTCAGCGAGGTCGTCGCCCTGGCGGAGGAGATCTTCGAGGAGTCGATGGGCGAGCGGATCTACGACGGCACCCGGGAGCTGGCGGATCTGCACCTGGCCGCGGGACAGGAGGTGTGGCTGGTCACCGCCACCCCGGTGCAGCTGGCCCAGATCATCGCCCGCCGGCACGGGTTCACCGGGGCGCTGGGCACCGTCGCCGAGGTCGACGAGCGGGGCCTGTTCACCGGCCGGCTGGTCGGCGACATCCTGCACGGGCCGGGCAAGAAGCACGCGGTGGCGGCGCTGGCGGCCTCCCGGGGCCTGGATCTCGCCCGGTGCACCGCCTACTCCGACTCCGCCAACGATCTGCCGATGCTGACCATGGTGGGCACCGCGGTGGCGGTGAACCCGGATCGGCGGCTGCGCCGGGCCGCCCGGGAGCGGGGCTGGCCGGTGCGCGACTACCGGCGGCTGCGCCGCACCGCCACCGCCGCCCTGGATCACGGCCCCCGGCTGGTGCGGCGGGCCCGGGCGGCGGCGGCCACCCCGGCCGGGGCGGTGGCCGCCGCCGGGGCCGCCGGGGTCGCCGGAGCGGGGGTGCTCGGCGCGGCGCTCGCCGCGGGCCGGGCGGACCGGCGGCGCGGGCGCGGCCCGGGCCGGTGA
- a CDS encoding glutaredoxin family protein yields the protein MITVTLLTRAGCGSCDRVAAQIRPVVAAEAARLEIRDVDAGDGAEAVEFGDRVPVVLVEDEEIACWEIDDEELVEAIRGARG from the coding sequence ATGATCACGGTGACCCTGCTGACCCGGGCCGGCTGCGGCTCCTGCGATCGGGTGGCGGCGCAGATCCGCCCGGTGGTCGCCGCCGAGGCCGCCCGGCTGGAGATCCGCGACGTCGACGCCGGCGACGGCGCCGAGGCGGTGGAGTTCGGCGACCGGGTGCCGGTGGTGCTCGTCGAGGACGAGGAGATCGCCTGCTGGGAGATCGACGACGAGGAGCTCGTCGAGGCGATCCGGGGCGCCCGCGGCTGA
- a CDS encoding glutamyl-tRNA reductase, protein MSVLLVGMSHRSAPVPMLERVTVAEGDCPGTLARLLAEDAVAEAMLLSTCNRVEYYVACRGFHAGLSAVMREIVGRTGFDVDELTPHLYVRYAEGAAEHMLSVASGLDSMVIGEQQILGQLRAAYTLADDCGTTGRTIHDLAQRALHTGKRVHAETSIDDAGASMVSVAVDEAIRALVDEDRARSAAPLAGRSALVLGAGAMSSLAATHLGRAGISRITVANRSLGRAEALARHSIEAGVPAEAIALADYAAAIDAADILVTATGAVSPVVSRADVAAAMRRRGGAPLAVVDLSMPRDVADGVGEIPGVALLDIEHLQLSATHRLGRDDEAAARAIVDAELDAYLRDQRALEVAPTVKALRERAGDVVSAELIRLEAKTPGLTERERAEVARTVRRVVDKLLHVPTVQVKKLSSAPGGASYAAALQRLFDLPLETPGGLYGDTDIPADLMVGDRMGGFTAHDYGAMLRPGTGGTRG, encoded by the coding sequence GTGAGTGTTCTGCTCGTCGGGATGTCGCATAGATCCGCCCCGGTGCCCATGCTCGAGCGGGTCACCGTGGCCGAGGGGGACTGCCCCGGCACCCTCGCCCGGCTCCTCGCCGAGGACGCCGTCGCCGAGGCGATGCTGCTGTCGACCTGCAACCGGGTCGAGTACTACGTGGCCTGCCGGGGCTTCCACGCGGGCCTGTCCGCGGTGATGCGCGAAATCGTCGGCCGCACCGGCTTCGACGTCGACGAGCTCACCCCGCACCTCTACGTCCGCTACGCCGAGGGCGCCGCCGAGCACATGCTCTCCGTGGCCTCCGGCCTGGACTCCATGGTGATCGGGGAGCAGCAGATCCTGGGCCAGCTGCGCGCCGCCTACACCCTGGCCGACGACTGCGGCACCACCGGCCGCACCATCCACGATCTCGCCCAGCGCGCCCTGCACACCGGCAAGCGGGTGCACGCCGAGACCAGCATCGACGACGCCGGGGCGTCCATGGTCTCCGTCGCCGTGGACGAGGCGATCCGGGCCCTGGTCGACGAGGACCGGGCCCGCTCGGCGGCGCCCCTGGCCGGGCGGAGCGCCCTGGTGCTCGGCGCCGGGGCGATGAGCTCCCTCGCCGCCACCCACCTGGGCCGGGCCGGGATCTCCCGGATCACCGTGGCCAACCGCAGCCTGGGCCGCGCCGAGGCGCTGGCCCGGCACTCCATCGAGGCCGGGGTGCCCGCCGAGGCGATCGCCCTGGCCGACTACGCCGCGGCCATCGACGCCGCGGACATCCTGGTCACCGCCACCGGGGCGGTGTCCCCGGTGGTCTCCCGGGCCGACGTCGCCGCGGCGATGCGCCGCCGCGGCGGGGCGCCGCTGGCCGTGGTGGACCTCTCCATGCCCCGCGACGTCGCCGACGGGGTCGGCGAGATCCCCGGGGTGGCGCTGCTGGACATCGAGCACCTCCAGCTCAGCGCCACGCACCGGCTGGGCCGCGATGACGAGGCCGCCGCCCGCGCCATCGTGGACGCCGAACTCGACGCCTACCTGCGCGACCAGCGCGCCCTGGAGGTCGCGCCCACCGTCAAGGCGCTGCGCGAACGCGCCGGGGACGTGGTCTCCGCGGAGCTGATCCGCCTGGAGGCGAAGACCCCGGGGCTCACCGAGCGGGAGCGCGCGGAGGTCGCCCGCACCGTGCGCCGGGTGGTGGACAAGCTGCTGCACGTGCCCACCGTGCAGGTGAAGAAGCTCTCCTCCGCCCCCGGCGGCGCCTCCTACGCCGCCGCCCTGCAGCGGCTCTTCGACCTGCCCCTGGAGACCCCCGGCGGGCTCTACGGGGACACCGACATCCCCGCCGATCTGATGGTCGGCGACCGGATGGGCGGATTCACCGCACACGACTACGGCGCCATGCTGCGCCCCGGAACAGGAGGAACCCGTGGCTGA
- the hemC gene encoding hydroxymethylbilane synthase: protein MIRIGTRGSELATTQSGHVRDALTRNGHPAELTIVKTAGDHNRHDPVEKIGIGVFTQALRHALRTGVCDIAVHSFKDLPTAEEEDLVLAAVPAREDPREVLVSRTGATLAELPAGAKVGTSAPRRVAQLRALRPDLEIRPLRGNIETRMSRVREDLDAVILARAGLARTGRLAMAAQSLDVTELMPAPAQGALAVECRADDVELALALRRVDHRPTRVRAIAERTILEVLQAGCTAPVGAHATLTGGVLHLTAGVFGLDGGRRLVRAAAGDPDRPRDLGREVAGALLAAGAHEIMGDTLR, encoded by the coding sequence GTGATCCGGATCGGCACCCGCGGCTCGGAGCTGGCGACCACCCAGTCCGGGCACGTCCGCGACGCGCTGACCCGCAACGGGCACCCCGCGGAGCTGACCATCGTGAAGACCGCCGGGGACCACAACCGGCATGACCCGGTGGAGAAGATCGGCATCGGCGTGTTCACCCAGGCGCTGCGCCATGCGCTGCGTACCGGGGTGTGCGATATCGCGGTGCACTCCTTCAAGGACCTGCCCACCGCCGAGGAGGAGGACCTGGTCCTCGCCGCGGTGCCGGCCCGGGAGGACCCCCGGGAGGTGCTGGTCTCGCGCACCGGGGCCACCCTCGCGGAACTGCCCGCCGGGGCGAAGGTGGGCACCTCCGCGCCGCGGCGGGTCGCCCAGCTGCGGGCGCTGCGCCCGGACCTGGAGATCCGGCCGCTGCGCGGCAACATCGAGACCCGGATGTCCCGGGTGCGCGAGGACCTCGACGCGGTGATCCTGGCCCGCGCCGGGCTGGCCCGCACCGGCCGGCTGGCGATGGCCGCCCAGTCCCTGGACGTCACCGAGCTTATGCCCGCCCCCGCCCAGGGCGCCCTGGCCGTGGAATGCCGGGCCGATGACGTGGAGCTGGCGCTGGCGCTGCGCCGGGTGGACCACCGGCCCACCCGGGTGCGCGCCATCGCCGAACGCACCATCCTGGAGGTGCTGCAGGCCGGCTGCACCGCCCCGGTCGGGGCGCACGCCACCCTCACCGGCGGGGTGCTGCACCTCACCGCCGGAGTGTTCGGCCTGGACGGCGGGCGCCGCCTGGTGCGCGCCGCCGCCGGCGACCCGGATCGGCCCCGCGATCTGGGCCGGGAGGTCGCCGGGGCGCTGCTGGCGGCCGGCGCCCACGAGATCATGGGCGACACCCTGCGGTGA
- a CDS encoding uroporphyrinogen-III synthase, which translates to MSTARTTPAGRILFVGAGPGNPDLLTLRAREVLTTTSVAYVDDAVLPGVRDLVAAELPVPEEKIEAAEEAYRRLCEDTRAAGVRRKPPRPAPPTAAELRAPLADPREMSRELVAEARRGHDVIRLVAGNPLTDDRVLAEITAVSRCSVEFQIVPGMSVPSTVPAFAGIALGSTYTETDLGRADVDWDELAAAPQPLVLQAVADDLGAIVGELSARGLPASLPASVTVNGTTRLQRTYDVTLGTLAQLDGDLSGPLVVTLGKGVDGRSKYSWWENRALYGWNVLVPRAKGQAGPMSARLAAHGAIPVEVPTISIEPPRSPAQMERAIKGLVDGDYQWVVFTSVNAVTAVWEKFTEFGLDARSFAGIRIAAVGHKTAEAIRELGIVPELLPDESRQNAAGIVDVFPEFIEGMDPVDRVLLPRADIGTDVLVEGLQELGWQVDDVTAYRTVRAAPPSADIRDMIKTGGFDAVCFTSGSTVKNLIGIAGKPHARTIIACIGPMAAATAREYGLRVDVQPERAGVVDLVDALAEHVAALRAAGQLPPPRKKRRRKAAGR; encoded by the coding sequence ATGAGCACCGCCCGCACCACGCCCGCTGGGCGCATCCTGTTCGTCGGCGCAGGCCCCGGTAACCCGGATCTGCTGACCCTGCGCGCCCGCGAGGTGCTGACCACCACATCCGTCGCCTACGTCGACGACGCCGTGCTGCCCGGGGTGCGCGACCTGGTCGCCGCCGAGCTGCCCGTGCCCGAGGAGAAGATCGAGGCCGCCGAGGAGGCCTACCGGCGGCTGTGCGAGGACACCCGGGCCGCCGGGGTCCGGCGCAAGCCCCCGCGGCCGGCCCCGCCCACCGCCGCGGAGCTGCGCGCCCCGCTGGCCGACCCCCGGGAGATGAGCCGGGAGCTGGTCGCCGAGGCCCGCCGCGGCCATGACGTGATCCGGCTGGTCGCCGGCAACCCGCTCACCGACGACCGGGTGCTCGCCGAGATCACCGCGGTGAGCCGGTGCAGCGTGGAGTTCCAGATCGTGCCCGGGATGAGCGTGCCCTCCACGGTGCCCGCCTTCGCCGGGATCGCGCTGGGCTCCACCTACACCGAAACCGACCTGGGCCGGGCCGACGTGGACTGGGATGAGCTGGCCGCCGCCCCGCAGCCGCTGGTGCTGCAGGCCGTCGCCGACGATCTCGGCGCCATCGTCGGCGAGCTCTCCGCCCGGGGGCTGCCGGCGAGCCTGCCCGCCTCGGTGACCGTCAACGGCACCACCCGGCTGCAGCGCACCTACGACGTCACCCTGGGCACCCTCGCCCAGCTCGACGGGGACCTCTCCGGGCCCCTGGTGGTCACCCTGGGCAAGGGCGTGGACGGCCGCTCCAAGTACTCCTGGTGGGAGAACCGGGCCCTCTACGGCTGGAACGTGCTGGTGCCCCGGGCCAAGGGCCAGGCCGGGCCGATGAGCGCCCGGCTGGCCGCGCATGGCGCGATCCCGGTGGAGGTGCCGACCATCTCCATCGAGCCGCCGCGCAGCCCCGCCCAGATGGAGCGCGCGATCAAGGGCCTGGTGGACGGCGACTACCAGTGGGTGGTGTTCACCTCCGTGAACGCGGTGACCGCGGTATGGGAGAAGTTCACCGAATTCGGCCTGGACGCGCGCAGCTTCGCCGGGATCCGGATCGCCGCGGTCGGGCACAAGACCGCCGAGGCGATCCGGGAGCTCGGCATCGTCCCGGAGCTGCTGCCCGACGAGTCCCGGCAGAACGCCGCCGGCATCGTCGACGTCTTCCCCGAGTTCATCGAGGGCATGGACCCGGTGGACCGGGTGCTGCTGCCCCGGGCCGACATCGGCACCGACGTGCTGGTGGAGGGCCTGCAGGAGCTCGGCTGGCAGGTCGACGACGTCACCGCCTACCGCACCGTGCGCGCCGCCCCGCCCAGCGCCGACATCCGGGACATGATCAAGACCGGCGGCTTCGACGCGGTGTGCTTCACCTCCGGGTCCACGGTGAAGAACCTCATCGGCATCGCCGGCAAACCGCATGCCCGCACCATCATCGCCTGCATCGGGCCGATGGCGGCGGCCACCGCCCGCGAATACGGGCTGCGCGTGGACGTGCAGCCGGAGCGCGCCGGGGTGGTCGACCTGGTCGACGCGCTCGCCGAGCACGTCGCCGCGCTGCGCGCCGCCGGGCAGCTGCCCCCGCCGCGGAAGAAGCGCCGGCGCAAGGCCGCGGGCCGCTGA
- the hemB gene encoding porphobilinogen synthase, translated as MNDFATADPAPAPVRRPRRLRATPVLRRMTAETSLEPRHLILPMFVADGIDEPRPISSLPGVVQHTMDSLVAAVAEAVEAGVPCVDLFGVPRPGDKDAEGSASWDPEGVLNRALARLRREFGDAVVLMADTCLDEFTDHGHCGVLRDSRGGTVVDNDATLVNYRRMALAQAEAGAHVVSPSGMMDGQVEAIRDALDAGGHTDTAIMAYSAKFASAFYGPFREAVGSSLRGDRRTYQQDPANRREALLEAELDVAEGADFVMVKPAMAYLDVLREVADASPVPVAAYQVSGEYAMICAAGERGWIDRDAALAESVLAIRRAGADQVLTYAAVELARRLRGDR; from the coding sequence ATGAACGACTTCGCCACCGCAGACCCCGCCCCCGCCCCGGTGCGCCGGCCGCGCCGGCTGCGCGCCACCCCGGTGCTGCGCCGGATGACCGCGGAGACCTCCCTGGAGCCCCGGCACCTGATCCTGCCCATGTTCGTCGCCGACGGCATCGACGAGCCCAGGCCCATCTCCTCGCTGCCCGGGGTGGTGCAGCACACCATGGACTCCCTCGTCGCCGCGGTCGCCGAGGCCGTCGAGGCCGGGGTGCCCTGCGTGGACCTCTTCGGGGTGCCCCGCCCCGGGGACAAGGACGCCGAGGGCTCCGCCTCCTGGGACCCGGAGGGGGTGCTCAACCGGGCCCTGGCCCGGCTGCGCCGCGAATTCGGCGATGCGGTGGTGCTGATGGCCGACACCTGCCTCGACGAGTTCACCGACCACGGCCACTGCGGGGTGCTGCGCGACTCCCGCGGCGGCACCGTGGTGGACAATGACGCCACCCTGGTCAACTACCGGCGGATGGCGCTGGCCCAGGCCGAGGCCGGGGCGCACGTGGTCAGCCCCTCCGGGATGATGGACGGCCAGGTCGAGGCGATCCGGGACGCCCTCGACGCCGGCGGCCACACCGACACCGCGATCATGGCCTACTCCGCGAAATTCGCCTCCGCCTTCTACGGGCCCTTCCGGGAGGCGGTCGGCTCCAGCCTGCGCGGCGACCGGCGCACCTACCAGCAGGACCCGGCCAACCGCCGGGAGGCGCTGCTGGAGGCGGAGCTCGACGTCGCCGAGGGCGCCGACTTCGTCATGGTCAAACCCGCCATGGCCTACCTCGACGTGCTGCGCGAGGTCGCCGACGCCTCCCCGGTGCCGGTGGCCGCCTACCAGGTCTCCGGGGAGTACGCGATGATCTGCGCCGCCGGGGAGCGCGGCTGGATCGACCGGGACGCCGCCCTCGCCGAGTCGGTGCTGGCCATCCGCCGCGCCGGCGCCGACCAGGTGCTCACCTACGCCGCGGTGGAGCTGGCCCGGCGGCTGCGGGGGGACCGGTGA
- a CDS encoding heavy metal translocating P-type ATPase has translation MERESTGVPELDARVRELDEIDDRVTIAIQEAKAAAAKIRSSRSSAEEESAGQRLARRTGIARTSFGMVLYGLDEVTDAADAEEALQSIPGVIATVVYHTGRAWITAPDDVTPDQLIDVLAEIGIDAGLTRSSLRRRATRLDTRPRRRPAVPAAAQQLAEARARRQEAALREAAGDGEVLFTARELVTRLRFWVSLVLAVPVIALSLNEAWQFPGWQFLVAALSTVVVLWGAWPFHRAMAGALRRRMSALDGASDVAILLSWGWSMAELGFGAPRHLGFTTAPTWFAFNYDPAAPAELYFDVACGVTVLLLGGRLLTRYNRVRSGALIRKLRIPSDRLVTVVRKTGPSATPVKRRVPIAELNIGEDLLVPPGQVIPVDGSVIGGSSPVDAAIVDGPPEPVEVKVGSRVWAGSVNHGATLKIRVARTGSKTRAATLLRWVRRAIREEDAAHQTAIRAASTLVPVTLGLALVAFGVWWLVTGTPGGAFSVALAMLSCVAPVALAMSTSIVLRLGILTGAGHGLLLRNADTVRTLADVDAVLFNRVGTLTEGEMHVVAVAPAEGENAELVLRVAGALVMESDHPISNAITRACRQARDSGAGGEDVPHWIEVGHAGIAADGAFTGQIEIPVRAEDGTRETRSVEARLWRPRELTELDERMAVAALAGGAPLVVSWRGRVRGVITVAEDIKPDAVEGVDRLEEMGVTTIMVTRDAYPVARRFADRLGISRVVAGVVPAGKPGAVRAVRTGGEAVVMVGGPDVVESLRVADVGMLMNEADAAGGLELDAVDVVSLRSRVTGVAEAIGLARQIRRIMDSNIMIAWIYNAAALLLALVGLLHPLMAAVLMVASGLLIEWRSRWMRRPRLAHLGGPSLRWWP, from the coding sequence ATGGAACGCGAATCCACCGGGGTGCCCGAACTCGACGCGCGGGTGCGCGAACTCGACGAAATCGACGACCGGGTGACCATCGCCATCCAGGAGGCCAAGGCCGCCGCGGCGAAGATCCGCTCCTCCCGCTCCTCCGCGGAGGAGGAGAGCGCCGGGCAGCGCCTGGCCCGGCGCACCGGGATCGCGCGCACCTCCTTCGGCATGGTGCTCTACGGCCTCGACGAGGTCACCGACGCCGCCGACGCGGAGGAGGCGCTGCAGTCCATCCCCGGGGTGATCGCCACCGTGGTGTACCACACCGGCCGGGCCTGGATCACCGCCCCCGATGACGTCACCCCGGACCAGCTCATCGACGTGCTCGCCGAGATCGGCATCGACGCCGGGCTCACCCGCTCCTCGCTGCGCCGCCGCGCCACCCGGCTGGACACCCGGCCCCGGCGCCGGCCCGCGGTGCCCGCGGCCGCCCAGCAGCTCGCCGAGGCCCGGGCCCGCCGCCAGGAGGCGGCGCTGCGCGAGGCCGCCGGGGACGGGGAGGTGCTCTTCACCGCCCGGGAGCTGGTCACCCGGCTGCGCTTCTGGGTCTCCCTGGTGCTCGCCGTGCCGGTGATCGCGCTGAGCCTCAACGAGGCCTGGCAGTTCCCCGGCTGGCAGTTCCTCGTCGCCGCGCTCTCCACCGTGGTGGTGCTGTGGGGGGCCTGGCCCTTCCACCGGGCGATGGCCGGGGCGCTGCGCCGCCGGATGTCCGCCCTGGACGGGGCCAGCGATGTCGCGATCCTGCTGTCCTGGGGCTGGTCCATGGCGGAGCTGGGCTTCGGCGCCCCCCGGCACCTGGGCTTCACCACCGCCCCGACCTGGTTCGCCTTCAACTACGACCCGGCCGCGCCCGCGGAACTGTACTTCGACGTCGCCTGCGGCGTGACCGTGCTGCTGCTCGGCGGCCGGCTGCTCACCCGCTACAACCGGGTGCGCTCCGGGGCCCTGATCCGCAAACTGCGGATCCCCTCCGACCGGCTGGTCACCGTGGTGCGCAAAACCGGGCCCTCGGCCACCCCGGTGAAGCGCCGGGTGCCGATCGCCGAACTCAACATCGGCGAGGACCTGCTGGTGCCGCCCGGGCAGGTGATCCCGGTGGACGGCTCCGTCATCGGCGGCTCCTCCCCCGTGGACGCCGCCATCGTCGACGGCCCCCCGGAGCCGGTGGAGGTCAAGGTGGGCTCCCGGGTGTGGGCGGGCAGCGTCAACCACGGCGCCACTCTGAAGATCCGGGTCGCCCGCACCGGCTCGAAGACCCGGGCGGCGACCCTGCTGCGCTGGGTGCGCCGGGCGATCCGGGAGGAGGACGCCGCCCACCAGACCGCGATCCGGGCCGCCTCCACCCTGGTGCCGGTCACCCTGGGCCTGGCCCTGGTCGCCTTCGGGGTGTGGTGGCTGGTCACCGGCACCCCCGGCGGGGCCTTCTCCGTGGCCCTGGCCATGCTCTCCTGCGTCGCCCCGGTGGCGCTGGCCATGTCCACCTCCATCGTGCTGCGGCTGGGCATCCTCACCGGCGCCGGGCACGGGCTGCTGCTGCGCAACGCGGACACGGTGCGCACCCTCGCCGACGTGGACGCGGTGCTGTTCAACCGGGTGGGCACCCTCACCGAGGGGGAGATGCACGTCGTCGCGGTGGCCCCCGCGGAGGGGGAGAACGCGGAGCTGGTGCTGCGGGTCGCCGGGGCGCTGGTGATGGAATCCGACCACCCCATCTCCAACGCGATCACCCGGGCCTGCCGGCAGGCCCGCGACTCCGGCGCCGGCGGCGAGGACGTGCCGCACTGGATCGAGGTCGGCCACGCCGGGATCGCCGCCGACGGCGCCTTCACCGGGCAGATCGAGATCCCGGTGCGCGCCGAGGACGGCACCCGGGAGACCCGCAGCGTGGAGGCCCGGCTGTGGCGGCCCCGGGAGCTCACCGAACTCGACGAGCGGATGGCGGTGGCCGCCCTCGCCGGGGGCGCTCCGCTGGTGGTCAGCTGGCGGGGCCGGGTGCGCGGGGTGATCACCGTCGCCGAGGACATCAAGCCCGACGCGGTCGAGGGCGTGGACCGGCTGGAGGAGATGGGGGTGACCACCATCATGGTCACCCGGGACGCCTACCCGGTGGCCCGCCGCTTCGCCGACCGGCTGGGCATCTCCCGGGTGGTCGCCGGGGTGGTGCCCGCCGGCAAACCCGGGGCGGTGCGCGCGGTGCGCACCGGCGGGGAGGCGGTGGTCATGGTCGGCGGCCCCGACGTGGTGGAGTCGCTGCGGGTCGCCGACGTGGGCATGCTGATGAACGAGGCCGACGCCGCCGGCGGGCTGGAGCTCGACGCGGTGGACGTGGTCTCGCTGCGCTCCCGGGTCACCGGGGTCGCCGAGGCGATCGGGCTGGCCCGGCAGATCCGCCGGATCATGGACTCCAACATCATGATCGCCTGGATCTACAACGCCGCGGCGCTGCTGCTGGCCCTGGTCGGCCTGCTGCACCCGCTGATGGCGGCGGTGCTCATGGTCGCCTCCGGGCTGCTCATCGAATGGCGCTCCCGCTGGATGCGCCGGCCCAGGCTGGCCCACCTGGGCGGGCCTTCCCTACGATGGTGGCCGTGA